Within Rhodothermales bacterium, the genomic segment ATGCCGCCGTAAAAGCGGCCCGGAAAGCGCAGAAAAGCTGGGGCAAGCTGAGCGGGTACGACCGCGCGCGGCGCTTGTACGCCATCGCCCGCGCGATTCAAAAACACGCGAGGTTGTTCGCCGTTGTGGAGTCGATAGACAACGGGAAGCCGATCCGGGAGTCCCGCGACATCGACATCCCGCTCGTCGCCCGTCATTTTTATTTCCACGCCGGCTGCGCCCAGTTGCAGGACGACCTCCTCCCCGGCATGGCGCCCCTCGGCGTCATCGGCCAGATCATCCCGTGGAATTTCCCCCTGCTCATGCTGGCGTGGAAGGTGGCGCCCGCTCTCGCGACGGGCAACA encodes:
- a CDS encoding aldehyde dehydrogenase family protein, encoding MLRTLFDSMSYGPAPEASDVAEAWLEDHGRSFGLFIDGKRVMPASKKSIEVRNPASGRRLAEVADASTADIDAAVKAARKAQKSWGKLSGYDRARRLYAIARAIQKHARLFAVVESIDNGKPIRESRDIDIPLVARHFYFHAGCAQLQDDLLPGMAPLGVIGQIIPWNFPLLMLAWKVAPALATGNTVVLKPAPYTPLTALLFADILQEAGLPAGVVNIVTGGDEAG